In the Mesorhizobium sp. M1D.F.Ca.ET.043.01.1.1 genome, AACCAGACGGTGTGCGCGCTGCGGTTCCTCTACGGCGTGACGCTGGGCCATGCCGAGAGTCCGGAGCGGATCGTCTATGCTCGCTCGCTACGCACGCTGCCGGTGGTATTGAGCGCCGACGAAGTCGTGGCCTTCCTAGAGGCGGTGCCGAGCCTGAAGTGCCGTACGGCCCTGACGACGGCCTAAGAGCAGGTCTCAGTGCTTGGAGACTGTCGGGCTGAAGGTCGGCGACATCGACAGCGGTCGCGGGGTGATCCGTGTTGAGCACGGCAAGGGCGACAAGGACCGCACCGTGATGCTGTCGGCGCAGCTTCTGCGCATCTGCGAGTCTACTGGCGGCTTGGCGAAGCCGCGGGACTGGCTGTTTCCCGCGCGCGGGTGTTATTTGGGCTTGTCGTTCGGCGCGTGCGGCCGCCTAAGCGGGTGACGGTCCACACGCTCAGGCACAGCTTCGCCACGCATCTTCAGAACGCACCGACATCCGCACCATCCAGGTTCTACTCGGCCACAACAATCTGTCCGGCGGCGCGCTACGCTAAGGTCTCGAACAGCCTCATCCGACGCACGACAAGCCCGGCTGAACATCGAGGTGCCGCCAGGGTGAGTGGTACCGCCATGTCGGCGAGACTGAAGGTGGCGGATATCTTCCGCCGCCATGGCGAAGTATATAGACAGGTTCATGACGGCTATCTAGGCTCGCATCGAGCGGCGTGTGATGAGCGCGATCGAGCTCTGCCGGACCGCCGAACTGGGCGGCCAGTCTACGGCTGCCGCTCCTGCGGTCGATCCGCGTGGCCTACAATTCCTGTCGCAGCCGGCACAGTCCCAAATGCCAGGGTCAGGCCTGCCGGGACTGGCTTGCCGCACGCCAGAATGAACTGCTGCCGGTGCTCTATCACGCAGTGTTCATGCTGCCGGCTGAGGTTGCTGCGATCCCTTTCACAAGGCGGCACCTTATACGCGGCCGAAACGCCTGCGCGCGAAGCCAATCTCAGGCATTTGGGAGCTGAGATCGGCCTCATCGCGGCGCTGCATAGCTCTCATCTACCATCCCGCCTGATTGTATCGTACCGGGTGGTGGTGTCTCGCCCGACGGCACACGCTGGATCTCGTGCAGGCCGGGCTCTTTTTACTCGTGCGCGTGCTGTCGCGCCTGTTTCGCTGGCGCATGACACGGAAGACGCGCTTGTGATTGACGGCCGGTTCGCCGTCTTTCGCGTTCCCTGTTCGTCAGGGCTGTGATGCGACGATCGCCATAGGTCGGGCGTTCGTCGATCAGGCGGCGACCAGCTCCAAGAGCCCATCGTCATCGGGGTTGCGATAAGGCCCGCGCGGCTTCACCAGGCGATGCAACTCATGGAGATGGGAACGCGCCGCCCCGAGGGTCTCGGCAACGGCCTTCATCGGGAACCGTCCCTCGGCTGCGACAAGAGCCGCAAGTTCGGTTTTTTGACTCCGACCTGGCCAGCGCGTCTTTGAGGATCTCCACTTCCATGGTCTTGCGGCCGAGAAGCCGCTCGAGGTCGCGAAGGCGCTCTTCAAGCCGCCGCACTTCCGAACTCCCGACCACAGATTCGTCCGATCCCACCGCAGCCGTTCCGCCTTCCTTCAATAAACGGCGCCAACGATACAAGAGATTTGGCGCCACGCCTCATCGTGCGGCGACAGAGGACACGGTCTCACCCGGAAGGAAACTCTCCTCGATAATCTGCAGCTTCTGTTCGGTCGTCGTCCAGTGTCGGCGCCGTACCTCCCCGGTGATCAGTTCAATCCGTCGACAGTCGTCAGCCATAAGCCTGTGCTTGAGGATATCCCCAAGCCTCCCGCGTTAGGCCGACTGTCCGGCCGAAATGGGGGCCAGTTCAGGATCCGACATTGTTGGCGAACTTCGAACAAAGGAGGTCTGTGCAGTTCTTTCACGACGCCTTTCTTCGATGAAGAACAGTGTAATGCGAGCCTTCAGGTCAAATGGCATGACGCATGCACAGGGTTGTGCGAGCCGGAAGGAACAAGGCCATGCTGACAGAGAACCAGATGAAAGTGCCTGCCGAGATCGTGCCTCGCCAGGAGAATGCCGAAGAGACCCGCCACGTACCTTCGGAGCTCGAGCACGAGGATTTAGCCGATGCGCGCTGTTGGAATGCAGGCGATCGCCCCTTGCTGACGGGCAGGGTTGGGTCATGCAGTTGAAGGGCGATCGTAGGCTAGAGGCTTTTCG is a window encoding:
- a CDS encoding tyrosine-type recombinase/integrase, which translates into the protein METVGLKVGDIDSGRGVIRVEHGKGDKDRTVMLSAQLLRICESTGGLAKPRDWLFPARGCYLGLSFGACGRLSG
- a CDS encoding transposase zinc-binding domain-containing protein; the encoded protein is MAYNSCRSRHSPKCQGQACRDWLAARQNELLPVLYHAVFMLPAEVAAIPFTRRHLIRGRNACARSQSQAFGS